Proteins co-encoded in one Ruegeria pomeroyi DSS-3 genomic window:
- the rpmD gene encoding 50S ribosomal protein L30 — MAKTIVVKQIGSPIRRPADQRATLVGLGLNKMHKTRELEDTPSVRGMIRKIPHLVEIIEERG, encoded by the coding sequence ATGGCAAAAACCATCGTCGTCAAGCAGATCGGTTCGCCGATCCGCCGCCCCGCTGACCAGCGCGCAACCCTGGTTGGTCTGGGTCTGAACAAGATGCACAAGACCCGCGAGCTGGAGGATACCCCCTCGGTCCGCGGCATGATCCGCAAGATCCCGCATCTGGTCGAGATCATCGAAGAGCGCGGCTAA